CTGCGGCTGGTCCAAGGGTGGATTCGTCTGCGCAGGAACGCGCGAGTCTTTCGCATGATATGCGGAATATGCTGATGGCTCTGAATCTCTATTGCGACCTGCTATCCGAGGATGCGGTACTGCCTGTTCGCCACCGTCACTATGCGGACGAATTGCGGCTGGTGGTTCAGGCAGGCAGCGATCTTCTCGATCGTCTCCAGCATCTGGCAACTCCGCCGCGCAATGCTCCAGTCGCAGCCCAGGAAGCGGGGAGCACCGCGGTAGGGAACCTGGCCCGGGAGTTGGAGAGCTGCCGGGGTCTGCTGCAGGCTTTGGCGGGTTCTTCCATTCGCGTGAACCTGGAGGTTGGCAGGTATACCGGGCCCGTGCCCCTCAGCCGCGAAGACCTTATGCGCATCCTGGTCAATCTTGTTCGCAACGCATCCGAGGCCATGAGACTGGCCACGGCACAAGCCACGCCACAGGAGATGACGCGCGGCGGAGGAGAGATCCGGATCGCGGTCCGCATGGCGGAGGCGGTGGGGCCAGAAGTGACGCAGCGAGTTGTTCTCTCGGTTGAGGATGATGGTCCGGGAATGGACGCTTCTGTCCGGGAACACATCTTCGAGCGCGGTTTTACGACCAAAGGATGCCGCGGCACCAGCGTATCCAGTACCAGCGCATCGGGCCGTGGGCCTCGTGGCCTGGGGCTCGCGATCGTGCGGGAGCTGGTG
This window of the Acidisarcina sp. genome carries:
- a CDS encoding HAMP domain-containing sensor histidine kinase, which encodes MESLAQASFPIPGKTAPAAGPRVDSSAQERASLSHDMRNMLMALNLYCDLLSEDAVLPVRHRHYADELRLVVQAGSDLLDRLQHLATPPRNAPVAAQEAGSTAVGNLARELESCRGLLQALAGSSIRVNLEVGRYTGPVPLSREDLMRILVNLVRNASEAMRLATAQATPQEMTRGGGEIRIAVRMAEAVGPEVTQRVVLSVEDDGPGMDASVREHIFERGFTTKGCRGTSVSSTSASGRGPRGLGLAIVRELVEAAGGMVRASNRDGHGARFEITFPAVRGKLSTTKVVARKDTALRGGTEVQC